A window of Microbacterium luteolum contains these coding sequences:
- a CDS encoding NAD(P)/FAD-dependent oxidoreductase: MNERAPYDVLIVGGGPAGLSAALNLGRSLVRVLVVDADRPRNAATLSSHGFLTRDGVPPHELRRIAREELAAYPNVEIRSRVRVAALRSTDAGADGARFDAEVGRREPETTVSARSVLLATGLRETLPDVPNLRGFYGMSLFSCAACDAWELQGRRLALIGESADLASRARLIGRWTETLTVFTNGADVVTAAEEAELAVAGITVLRHPIVELVGDRGRLEAIRLADGATIAVDGGFVRPEWETELSFLDGIAPTLDDAGHLVTDRSGRTDVPGLYAAGDAATPGPQQLIVAAGAGARVAAVIVHDTIGVATAH, encoded by the coding sequence ATGAATGAGAGGGCTCCGTACGACGTGCTCATCGTCGGCGGCGGTCCCGCCGGCCTCTCGGCCGCGCTGAACCTCGGCCGCTCCCTCGTGCGCGTGCTCGTCGTCGACGCCGATCGTCCGCGGAACGCCGCGACGCTGAGCTCGCACGGCTTCCTCACCCGCGACGGCGTGCCGCCGCATGAGCTGCGTCGCATCGCCCGCGAGGAGCTCGCCGCCTACCCGAACGTCGAGATCCGCTCGCGCGTGCGCGTCGCCGCTCTCCGGTCGACGGATGCCGGAGCCGACGGTGCGCGCTTCGACGCCGAGGTCGGGCGTCGGGAGCCCGAGACGACGGTCTCGGCACGTTCGGTGCTGCTGGCGACCGGACTCCGCGAGACGCTTCCCGACGTGCCGAACCTGCGCGGCTTCTACGGCATGAGCCTGTTCAGCTGCGCCGCGTGCGATGCGTGGGAGCTGCAGGGCCGACGCCTCGCGCTCATCGGGGAGTCCGCCGACCTCGCCTCCCGTGCGCGCCTGATCGGCCGGTGGACCGAGACGCTCACGGTCTTCACGAACGGCGCCGATGTCGTGACCGCAGCCGAGGAGGCAGAGCTCGCCGTCGCCGGCATCACCGTGCTGCGGCATCCGATCGTCGAACTCGTCGGCGACCGCGGACGGCTCGAGGCGATCCGCCTGGCCGACGGGGCGACGATCGCCGTGGACGGCGGATTCGTGCGCCCGGAGTGGGAGACCGAGCTGTCGTTCCTCGACGGGATCGCGCCGACTCTCGACGACGCGGGGCACCTAGTCACCGATCGCTCCGGACGCACCGACGTGCCGGGTCTCTACGCGGCGGGCGACGCGGCGACCCCCGGACCGCAGCAGCTCATCGTCGCGGCCGGAGCCGGAGCCCGTGTGGCGGCGGTCATCGTGCACGACACGATCGGCGTCGCGACCGCGCACTGA
- the fdxA gene encoding ferredoxin encodes MTYVIALPCVDVKDRACIDECPVDCIYEGERSLYIHPDECVDCGACEPVCPVEAIYYEDDLPDEWQDYYRANVDFFSEIGSPGGAAKVGVYAFDHPVVAALPPQEGAHE; translated from the coding sequence ATGACCTACGTCATCGCACTGCCCTGCGTGGATGTGAAGGACCGGGCCTGCATCGACGAGTGCCCGGTGGACTGCATCTACGAGGGCGAGCGCTCGCTGTACATCCACCCGGACGAGTGCGTCGACTGCGGCGCCTGCGAACCCGTGTGCCCCGTCGAGGCGATCTACTACGAAGACGACCTGCCGGATGAGTGGCAGGATTACTACAGGGCGAATGTCGACTTCTTCTCGGAGATCGGATCGCCCGGCGGCGCCGCCAAGGTCGGCGTCTACGCGTTCGACCATCCGGTGGTCGCCGCCCTTCCCCCGCAGGAGGGTGCGCATGAATGA